From the Candidatus Omnitrophota bacterium genome, one window contains:
- a CDS encoding LptE family protein, translated as MRPTTHNPRPTKWAWQLLVSWVMCLVSCSCGYTTRPGLPSNLRTVYVKPFANRIDFTRLDTGYDRFPLYRHKMEVDLTNAVINRFQFTGLLRPAGADHADTRLEGELVQYRRDPLRYNASQDVEEWRLNLVVDLKFYDQRTNELMWDEPGFTGDTTYFALGSQTESETSALTRATTDLARRIVERAVENW; from the coding sequence TGTCATGGGTCATGTGTCTTGTGTCCTGTAGTTGCGGCTACACCACCCGTCCCGGCTTGCCCTCCAACCTCCGCACGGTCTATGTCAAGCCGTTCGCCAACCGGATTGATTTTACCCGCCTCGACACCGGCTATGACCGCTTCCCGCTCTATCGGCACAAGATGGAAGTGGATCTGACAAACGCCGTCATCAATCGATTCCAATTTACCGGCCTGCTGCGTCCGGCCGGCGCGGACCACGCGGATACGCGGCTGGAAGGCGAGCTGGTCCAATACCGCCGGGATCCCTTGCGCTATAACGCCAGTCAGGACGTGGAGGAGTGGCGGTTGAATCTCGTGGTGGACTTGAAGTTCTATGATCAGCGCACCAACGAGCTGATGTGGGATGAGCCGGGGTTCACCGGCGATACCACGTATTTCGCTCTGGGCAGCCAGACCGAAAGCGAAACCAGCGCCCTCACGCGCGCCACGACGGATTTGGCCCGGCGGATAGTGGAACGCGCCGTTGAAAACTGGTAG